The Zingiber officinale cultivar Zhangliang chromosome 10A, Zo_v1.1, whole genome shotgun sequence genome contains a region encoding:
- the LOC122026533 gene encoding basic salivary proline-rich protein 3-like yields the protein MEEIRRAMHNIPLALALATLILASFMATEVNGYRPLHDVPEGPNPINNGERFNFKPLQDTPEAPYLIYEEERFNFKPLHDAPEGPDPIHNDAYFKPMHDAPEGPDPIHNDAYFKPMHDAPEGPDPIHNDAYFKPLHDVPEGPNPINNGEGFNFKPLHSTPEGPNPINNGEGFNFKPLHDTPEGPNPINNGEGFNFKPLHDTPEGPNPINN from the coding sequence ATGGAGGAAATTAGAAGAGCAATGCACAATATTCCCCTTGCATTAGCCCTTGCAACTTTGATCTTAGCATCCTTCATGGCCACTGAAGTCAATGGATATCGACCTCTGCACGATGTTCCTGAAGGTCCTAATCCTATTAACAACGGAGAGAGGTTTAACTTCAAGCCTTTGCAAGATACTCCTGAAGCTCCTTATCTTATCTATGAGGAAGAAAGGTTTAACTTTAAACCTCTGCATGATGCACCTGAAGGTCCTGATCCTATCCATAACGATGCATACTTTAAGCCTATGCATGATGCACCTGAAGGTCCTGATCCTATCCATAACGATGCATACTTTAAGCCTATGCATGATGCACCTGAAGGTCCTGATCCTATCCATAACGATGCATACTTTAAGCCTCTGCACGATGTTCCTGAAGGTCCTAATCCTATCAACAACGGAGAGGGGTTTAACTTTAAGCCTCTGCACAGTACTCCTGAAGGTCCTAATCCTATCAACAACGGAGAGGGGTTTAACTTTAAGCCTTTGCACGATACTCCTGAAGGTCCTAATCCTATCAACAATGGAGAGGGGTTTAACTTTAAGCCTCTGCACGATACTCCTGAAGGTCCTAATCCTATCAACAACTAA
- the LOC122026534 gene encoding translation initiation factor IF-2-like yields the protein MEEIRRAMHNIPLALALAALILASFMATEADGYRPLHDAPEGPDPIHNEEKFNFKPLHDAPEGPDPIHNDAYFKPLHDVPEGPNPINNGEGFNFEPLQDTPEAPKPFHNEERFNFKSLHDVPAGPNPINNGEGFNFKLLQDTPEAPNHFHNEERFNFKPLHDVPAGPNPINNGEEFNFKPLHDVPAGPNPINNGEGFNFKPLQDTPKAPNHFHNEERFNFKPLHDVPTGPNPINNEEEFNFKPLHDVPEGPNPINN from the coding sequence ATGGAGGAAATTAGAAGAGCAATGCACAATATTCCCCTTGCATTAGCCCTTGCAGCTTTGATCTTAGCATCCTTCATGGCCACTGAAGCTGATGGATATCGACCTCTGCACGATGCTCCTGAAGGTCCTGATCCTATCCATAACGAAGAAAAGTTTAACTTTAAGCCTCTGCACGATGCACCTGAAGGTCCTGATCCTATCCATAATGATGCATACTTTAAGCCTCTGCACGATGTTCCTGAAGGTCCTAATCCTATCAACAACGGTGAGGGGTTTAACTTCGAGCCTCTGCAAGATACTCCTGAAGCTCCTAAACCTTTCCATAATGAAGAAAGGTTTAACTTTAAGTCTCTCCACGATGTTCCTGCAGGTCCTAATCCTATTAACAACGGAGAGGGGTTTAACTTCAAGCTTCTACAAGATACTCCTGAAGCTCCTAATCATTTTCATAACGAAGAAAGATTTAACTTTAAGCCTCTCCACGATGTTCCTGCAGGTCCTAATCCTATTAACAACGGAGAAGAGTTTAACTTTAAGCCTCTGCACGATGTTCCTGCAGGTCCTAATCCTATTAACAACGGAGAGGGGTTTAACTTCAAGCCTCTACAAGATACTCCTAAAGCTCCTAATCATTTCCATAATGAAGAAAGATTTAACTTTAAGCCTCTCCATGATGTTCCTACAGGTCCTAATCCTATTAACAACGAAGAAGAATTTAACTTTAAGCCTCTGCACGATGTTCCTGAAGGTCCTAATCCTATCAACAACTAA